From Bacillus sp. FSL K6-3431, the proteins below share one genomic window:
- a CDS encoding DUF5412 family protein: MKTRKILMILALSIFILFGLIFLILDSFIRVELDELSGNGELQDTFLSPDKEYQADLYIINKGGATVGYQERVSISRCTMK; this comes from the coding sequence TTGAAAACTCGAAAGATACTAATGATATTAGCATTATCTATTTTTATTTTATTTGGACTAATATTTTTAATTTTAGATTCATTCATTCGTGTTGAACTTGATGAGCTTAGTGGAAACGGTGAACTTCAAGATACTTTTTTATCTCCAGATAAAGAATATCAAGCGGATTTATATATTATAAATAAAGGTGGAGCTACAGTAGGATATCAAGAAAGAGTATCTATTTCGCGATGTACCATGAAATAG